A DNA window from Paenibacillus sp. HWE-109 contains the following coding sequences:
- the rnhA gene encoding ribonuclease H — MAAVKFYVVWVGHKPGIYKSWADCQAQTKGYPQARFKSYESEAEARQALEKGWQKSLNFSGKGSSAGTSASKSATPETAPEVDYDSISVDVGCSGNPGIVEYKGVDTRTGEIIFYQGPISKGTNNLGEFLAIVHGLAYLQKQGSDKTIYTDSVTALSWIRKKEVSTNLVRDSSTEEIWTLVDRALKWLHSNRYTNKIVKWDTKKWGEIKADFGRK, encoded by the coding sequence ATGGCGGCAGTTAAATTTTATGTGGTTTGGGTAGGACATAAACCAGGTATTTATAAAAGTTGGGCGGATTGTCAGGCACAGACGAAAGGGTATCCGCAGGCGAGATTTAAATCCTATGAATCGGAGGCGGAAGCCCGTCAAGCTTTGGAAAAAGGCTGGCAAAAGTCGCTGAATTTCTCCGGCAAAGGAAGCAGCGCAGGGACTTCTGCCAGTAAGTCCGCAACGCCTGAAACTGCGCCGGAAGTTGATTATGACAGTATTTCCGTCGATGTAGGCTGCTCCGGAAATCCAGGCATTGTGGAGTACAAAGGGGTTGATACGAGAACGGGTGAAATCATTTTCTATCAAGGCCCTATTTCCAAAGGGACGAATAATTTAGGCGAGTTTTTGGCGATCGTCCATGGGTTAGCTTATTTGCAGAAGCAAGGAAGTGATAAAACGATTTACACGGACTCGGTGACAGCTTTGAGCTGGATTCGGAAGAAAGAAGTATCTACGAACTTGGTTAGAGATTCATCCACGGAAGAGATTTGGACGCTTGTTGATCGTGCTTTGAAATGGCTGCACAGCAACCGTTATACCAATAAAATTGTGAAATGGGATACGAAGAAATGGGGAGAAATTAAGGCTGACTTCGGACGTAAGTAG
- a CDS encoding sugar ABC transporter ATP-binding protein translates to MSVKDRAALLQMSGISKSFAGVKALQEVDFDLHAGEIHALLGANGAGKSTLMKVLSGAYTCEFGQIAISGKAQSIQTPKEAMAHGVYCVYQEVDTALVPELTVTENVMMDRMVQGGAWISWRKLHSEAEAILAKIGATFSVRRKVDELSISQKQLVLIARAMAHKAKVMIFDEPTAPLSLEESERLFQIMDSLKQEGVGIIFISHRLQEVFRVSDRITIMRDGRQVLTQAAASMDIAGVIEAMLGKTFTEEFPKANVPIGETLLEVKGLRRGTKVRGVSFALRRGEILGVVGLVGAGKTELSRLIFGADAADGGEVWLSGRKLTLRQPDDAVRAGIALVPEERRKQGVLVEETVKRNLSLPILRKLSSLGFVRQREESEHATKMVSQLGVQPGDPNRVVKHLSGGNQQKVAVGKWLPTNADVYMFDEPTKGVDVGAKSDIFRLIGQLAAEGKGIIYLSCELNEIIGIADRILVMSYGSVVKELSREEATQDLILTYASAGEAE, encoded by the coding sequence ATGTCGGTGAAGGATCGTGCAGCTTTATTACAGATGAGTGGCATCTCCAAATCATTTGCGGGTGTGAAGGCGCTGCAGGAGGTTGATTTTGACCTGCATGCGGGTGAAATTCATGCCTTGCTGGGTGCGAATGGCGCCGGGAAAAGCACATTGATGAAAGTCTTGTCCGGTGCTTATACCTGCGAGTTCGGTCAGATTGCGATAAGCGGTAAGGCACAATCGATTCAAACACCTAAGGAAGCTATGGCTCATGGCGTCTATTGCGTCTACCAGGAAGTAGATACAGCACTAGTTCCTGAACTTACGGTTACTGAGAATGTGATGATGGATCGGATGGTTCAAGGGGGAGCCTGGATCAGTTGGCGCAAGCTTCATAGCGAAGCGGAAGCGATCCTTGCCAAGATTGGGGCGACGTTCTCTGTGCGTCGCAAGGTGGACGAGCTGAGCATTTCGCAGAAGCAGCTTGTTTTGATTGCCAGAGCGATGGCGCACAAGGCGAAGGTCATGATCTTCGATGAGCCGACGGCCCCACTCAGTCTGGAGGAATCGGAGCGGCTGTTTCAGATTATGGACAGCCTCAAGCAAGAGGGGGTGGGGATTATCTTCATCTCCCACCGCTTGCAAGAAGTGTTCCGCGTGTCGGACCGGATCACGATCATGCGCGACGGCCGCCAGGTGCTCACGCAGGCGGCCGCTTCGATGGACATCGCCGGAGTTATTGAGGCGATGCTGGGCAAGACCTTCACCGAGGAGTTTCCCAAAGCCAATGTGCCCATTGGCGAAACGCTCCTCGAGGTGAAGGGCCTGCGCCGCGGCACGAAGGTGCGCGGCGTTAGTTTTGCCCTCCGCCGAGGTGAAATCCTCGGCGTCGTGGGGTTGGTCGGCGCCGGCAAGACGGAGCTGAGCCGACTGATCTTTGGCGCCGACGCCGCGGATGGCGGCGAGGTGTGGCTCAGCGGCCGCAAGCTCACGCTGCGCCAGCCGGACGATGCCGTGCGCGCCGGCATCGCGCTCGTGCCCGAGGAGCGCCGCAAGCAGGGCGTCCTCGTGGAGGAGACCGTGAAGCGCAATCTGTCGCTTCCCATCCTGCGCAAGCTGAGCTCGCTGGGCTTCGTGCGGCAGCGAGAGGAAAGTGAGCACGCGACTAAGATGGTGTCGCAGCTCGGCGTGCAGCCGGGCGATCCGAATCGCGTCGTTAAGCATCTCAGCGGAGGCAACCAGCAGAAGGTCGCGGTAGGCAAATGGCTGCCGACGAATGCGGATGTCTATATGTTCGATGAGCCGACCAAAGGCGTTGATGTAGGCGCCAAAAGCGATATTTTCCGACTCATCGGACAACTGGCTGCAGAAGGCAAAGGTATTATTTACTTGTCGTGTGAACTCAATGAAATTATAGGAATTGCTGATCGCATTTTAGTGATGAGCTATGGTTCTGTCGTGAAAGAGCTCTCCCGCGAGGAAGCGACGCAGGATCTCATTTTAACGTATGCAAGTGCGGGGGAGGCCGAATAA
- a CDS encoding DUF5325 family protein — protein sequence MSKPLALLFAVVGTLLLAGISLFIALRQPWLVLLCCIVSLGFIGYGFAVKAKIRKRNSRP from the coding sequence ATGAGCAAACCTCTCGCGCTTCTGTTCGCTGTAGTCGGCACGCTTCTGCTCGCCGGTATCAGCTTATTTATCGCCCTTCGCCAGCCTTGGCTGGTGCTTCTCTGCTGCATCGTCTCCTTGGGATTCATCGGATACGGCTTTGCTGTTAAAGCCAAAATTCGCAAAAGAAATAGCCGGCCTTAA
- a CDS encoding sugar ABC transporter substrate-binding protein codes for MKRTRLISLFVILAVFGSLLAACGQKESSSATATPAASAKATETAKAAADLSGKKIALIMQFNTGTFSSQYVEGVKEQVEKLGGKVTVFVADTDLAKMASNLDAAINQKFDGILIDHGTAEALEAGVKKALEKKIPVVSFDSILTVPGVTSLEQGDKKMAETTLEQLAKDAGGKGNIVKVWVAGFAPMERRQEAYQAFQKKYPDIKEVAAFGTAKDPALDTQTQMEAILKKYPNKGDITAVWAAWDEFAKGASRAIQQAGRTEIKVYGIDLSDEDLQLLQDPKSPWVASAAVDPKDIGRVQVRYLYQKLHGDQTPDKVVLDPVYVSRDQLPKDKQVNTTQLGEFVKGWGGSQQGYTDWLKAAEKK; via the coding sequence ATGAAAAGAACAAGATTGATTAGTTTGTTTGTTATTTTGGCGGTATTTGGAAGTCTGCTTGCAGCCTGCGGACAAAAAGAGAGCAGCAGTGCTACAGCAACGCCAGCGGCAAGCGCGAAAGCGACAGAAACTGCGAAGGCTGCTGCTGATTTAAGCGGAAAGAAAATTGCACTTATCATGCAATTTAATACAGGCACTTTTTCTTCTCAATATGTGGAAGGTGTGAAAGAGCAAGTTGAGAAGCTTGGCGGTAAAGTAACGGTGTTCGTTGCGGACACGGATCTTGCCAAAATGGCTTCCAATCTGGATGCAGCAATTAACCAGAAGTTCGATGGCATCTTGATCGACCATGGTACGGCTGAAGCGCTTGAAGCGGGTGTGAAGAAAGCGCTGGAGAAGAAAATCCCGGTTGTCAGCTTCGACTCCATCCTGACGGTTCCAGGCGTAACTTCCCTGGAGCAAGGCGACAAAAAGATGGCTGAAACCACGTTGGAGCAATTGGCTAAAGACGCTGGCGGCAAAGGGAATATCGTTAAAGTATGGGTAGCAGGCTTCGCTCCTATGGAGCGCAGACAAGAAGCTTACCAAGCTTTCCAGAAGAAATATCCGGATATCAAAGAAGTAGCGGCTTTCGGTACAGCCAAAGATCCTGCGTTGGATACACAAACGCAAATGGAAGCTATTTTGAAGAAATACCCGAACAAAGGCGACATCACAGCGGTATGGGCAGCTTGGGACGAGTTCGCCAAAGGAGCATCCCGAGCAATTCAACAAGCTGGCCGTACAGAGATTAAAGTATACGGCATCGACTTGAGCGATGAAGACTTGCAGCTTCTGCAAGATCCAAAAAGCCCATGGGTAGCGTCTGCTGCTGTTGATCCCAAAGATATCGGACGCGTTCAAGTGCGTTACCTGTACCAAAAGCTGCATGGCGATCAAACGCCTGATAAAGTCGTTTTGGATCCCGTGTACGTTTCCAGAGACCAACTTCCTAAGGACAAGCAAGTGAATACAACGCAATTAGGCGAATTCGTAAAAGGCTGGGGCGGAAGCCAACAAGGCTACACGGATTGGTTGAAAGCAGCAGAAAAAAAATAA
- a CDS encoding alpha/beta-type small acid-soluble spore protein produces the protein MGTGQSRNSNTLVVPQANQALDQLKYEVAQELGIQIPQDGYYGYMATRDTGAIGGHITRRLVQIAEQTLAGQSGFRS, from the coding sequence ATGGGTACAGGACAATCTCGCAACAGCAATACGCTGGTAGTTCCACAAGCCAACCAAGCTTTAGATCAATTAAAGTATGAGGTGGCTCAAGAACTGGGCATCCAAATTCCTCAAGACGGTTACTATGGCTATATGGCAACTCGTGACACCGGAGCAATCGGTGGACACATTACTCGCCGGTTGGTACAAATCGCCGAACAAACGCTAGCAGGTCAATCCGGCTTCCGCAGCTAG
- a CDS encoding NAD(P)/FAD-dependent oxidoreductase, translated as MREQTCVVVGGGYAGIHTIKALLKGFQGKPTGRKLRILLIDKESYHLRKVLLFKPAAGGENITIPLADLFPEGVEFIQGTVMKVDSESKQLHYTSAKGIACSQAYDQLVITVGSIVRQTDPDLGGIALTNLQTAEQIRAQWRSNLQKAIHCQNKKERERHLSVAVAGAGISGIEAAAELVYTMKQEAKEQGLDPSAVKVYLLNAQERLFQEGPAKVGRKIEHILTNAGVIVRHGFKALYEKDGRLTLSNGEQLAVGLSIWTLGLLPNPILRTLGLATTKEGQLIVDACYRVQGTAGIYAIGDCAQIIDPATGQADRLTCKEATAQAARLAKVISADIEGTRAPEHASFMDFFCIGLGPGHGMVWTRKWGLDLMITGKLGWKVRKFTWDQASLLQ; from the coding sequence ATGCGTGAACAAACGTGTGTTGTTGTAGGTGGCGGCTATGCTGGCATTCATACGATTAAAGCATTGCTCAAAGGATTTCAAGGGAAACCAACCGGTAGGAAACTCCGTATTCTTTTAATCGATAAAGAATCCTATCACCTTCGTAAAGTACTGTTATTCAAACCGGCTGCTGGAGGCGAAAATATTACGATTCCTTTGGCGGATTTATTTCCGGAAGGGGTTGAATTCATTCAAGGGACGGTAATGAAGGTGGATAGCGAGAGCAAGCAGCTCCATTACACCAGTGCGAAAGGTATCGCGTGTTCGCAGGCTTATGATCAGCTCGTTATTACGGTTGGCAGCATAGTTCGGCAGACAGATCCTGATCTGGGAGGGATTGCGTTGACGAATCTGCAGACAGCGGAACAGATTCGGGCCCAGTGGAGATCGAATTTGCAGAAAGCCATTCATTGTCAGAATAAGAAAGAACGTGAACGCCATCTCAGCGTAGCTGTAGCAGGTGCAGGGATAAGCGGAATAGAGGCTGCTGCCGAATTGGTGTACACGATGAAGCAAGAGGCAAAGGAACAGGGGCTGGACCCGTCGGCGGTGAAAGTGTATCTTTTGAATGCGCAAGAGCGGCTTTTTCAAGAGGGACCTGCTAAGGTAGGGCGGAAGATTGAACACATACTCACGAATGCTGGTGTAATCGTGCGGCACGGCTTCAAAGCGCTGTACGAGAAGGACGGCAGGTTAACTCTCTCGAATGGGGAGCAGCTTGCTGTAGGTCTATCCATTTGGACGCTTGGTTTGCTGCCGAATCCAATTCTGCGCACGCTAGGCTTAGCCACTACCAAGGAGGGGCAATTGATCGTGGATGCATGCTATCGGGTTCAGGGAACAGCCGGCATTTACGCTATTGGCGACTGCGCTCAAATCATCGATCCTGCGACAGGGCAAGCGGATCGGTTGACTTGCAAGGAAGCGACCGCGCAGGCTGCGCGCTTGGCTAAGGTCATTAGCGCTGACATCGAAGGGACGCGAGCGCCTGAGCATGCTTCGTTCATGGATTTTTTCTGTATTGGCTTAGGCCCTGGGCATGGCATGGTGTGGACCCGCAAATGGGGCTTGGATCTCATGATTACGGGCAAACTTGGTTGGAAAGTGCGAAAGTTCACCTGGGATCAAGCGAGTTTGTTACAATAG
- a CDS encoding alpha/beta-type small acid-soluble spore protein, which translates to MASGQSRSSNSLVVPQASQALDQLKYEVAQELGIQIPQDGYYGYMTSRDTGSIGGSITRRLVQIAEQQLAGGSANRFSR; encoded by the coding sequence ATGGCATCAGGACAATCTCGCAGCAGCAACTCCCTCGTTGTTCCTCAAGCTTCACAAGCTTTGGATCAATTGAAATATGAAGTTGCTCAAGAACTAGGTATCCAAATTCCTCAAGACGGCTACTATGGGTACATGACTTCCCGTGACACAGGTTCCATTGGCGGAAGCATTACTCGTCGCCTCGTTCAAATTGCTGAACAGCAACTTGCAGGCGGTAGCGCTAATCGTTTCAGCAGATAA
- a CDS encoding ABC transporter permease, giving the protein MKEKSLDFSFKYGALFIIALVIVVFSIINENFMTYDNIADILRSISIVMFVAIGVTLSQIVDGFDLSVGSTVSLSTVGAAALMVWYQQPLIIVIIVPLIIGAVIGLLNALLIVKIRIPDLLATLAVMYIIGGVQKTYTKGFSIYNNMRFQDGTVAKGKFTPEFLWIGQGKFLGVPVPVLLMLVAVIAVHIFLTYTRWGRQLYMTGGNREAARLSGISVNKIRLAAYVLSGIFAAFGGILYASRVGSGQIDAGAPLLMEAVASVFVGYSVLGAGKPNVIGTFFGAVLIGILLNGLTMLNVPYFGFDIVKGGVLVLALAITFVHLNRKKA; this is encoded by the coding sequence ATGAAAGAAAAAAGCTTGGATTTTTCCTTTAAATACGGTGCGTTGTTCATTATTGCTTTGGTCATCGTCGTTTTTTCCATTATTAATGAAAATTTTATGACCTATGACAATATCGCTGACATTTTGCGGTCGATTTCGATTGTTATGTTCGTCGCCATTGGGGTTACGTTATCGCAGATTGTAGACGGCTTTGATTTGTCCGTGGGCTCGACGGTTTCCTTGTCAACAGTGGGTGCGGCGGCTTTGATGGTGTGGTACCAACAGCCTTTGATTATCGTTATTATCGTTCCTCTGATCATTGGGGCTGTGATTGGACTTTTGAATGCACTGTTGATCGTCAAGATCCGGATACCGGATCTGCTGGCAACGCTAGCTGTTATGTACATCATCGGCGGTGTCCAAAAAACTTACACCAAAGGCTTCTCCATCTATAACAATATGAGATTCCAAGATGGAACGGTGGCCAAAGGGAAATTCACGCCTGAGTTTCTCTGGATCGGACAAGGCAAGTTTCTTGGCGTGCCAGTGCCGGTTCTTCTTATGCTCGTAGCAGTTATCGCTGTACATATTTTCCTGACCTATACGCGTTGGGGCAGACAACTGTACATGACAGGCGGCAATCGTGAAGCGGCTCGCTTGTCTGGGATTTCCGTGAACAAAATTCGTCTGGCCGCTTACGTATTATCCGGTATATTTGCTGCATTCGGAGGCATTCTATATGCTTCTCGGGTAGGTTCCGGACAGATTGACGCGGGGGCGCCGCTCTTGATGGAAGCTGTTGCCTCCGTGTTCGTCGGGTATTCGGTGCTTGGCGCCGGGAAGCCGAATGTGATCGGGACGTTTTTCGGAGCTGTTCTGATTGGTATCCTGCTCAATGGTTTGACGATGCTGAATGTTCCTTATTTTGGCTTCGATATTGTCAAAGGCGGCGTCCTGGTGCTCGCTTTGGCCATTACTTTTGTCCATTTGAACCGCAAAAAAGCTTAG
- the trpS gene encoding tryptophan--tRNA ligase: MKRVLSGMQSSGQLTIGNYIGALRNYVKLQHLHRCYFMVVDMHAITVPQDPAALKEQTESAAALYIAAGLDPNKASIFLQSHVHAHAELGWIMTTLTNMGELERMTQFKDKSEGKESVGAGLFTYPSLMAADILLYNADLIPVGDDQKQHLELTRDLANRFNHRFGEMFVMPQPYTPEIGARIMSLDDASKKMSKSSPNAGSFIGMLDEPSVIRKKLSRAVTDSGREVKYDPQNKPEVSNLISIYSHFADMSVAEIEAKYDGQGYGPFKKDLAEQVVAVLEPIQQRYHEIRKSGEIFDILKKGAREAAEVADQTLLEVKKRMGFVV, translated from the coding sequence ATGAAACGAGTTTTATCCGGCATGCAATCCAGCGGTCAGCTGACGATTGGTAATTATATTGGCGCACTTCGCAATTATGTTAAGCTGCAGCATTTGCACCGCTGCTATTTTATGGTGGTGGATATGCATGCGATTACGGTTCCGCAGGATCCTGCCGCTTTGAAGGAGCAGACGGAATCCGCTGCTGCGCTGTATATTGCAGCAGGGCTTGACCCGAATAAGGCGTCCATTTTCCTGCAATCGCACGTCCATGCGCATGCGGAACTTGGCTGGATTATGACGACTTTAACGAATATGGGTGAGCTGGAGCGCATGACGCAGTTCAAGGATAAGTCCGAAGGCAAAGAATCCGTCGGCGCAGGTTTGTTCACTTATCCTTCTTTGATGGCTGCCGACATTCTTCTGTACAATGCTGACCTGATCCCAGTCGGCGACGATCAAAAGCAGCATCTGGAGCTGACGCGTGATTTGGCGAACCGTTTCAATCATCGTTTTGGTGAAATGTTCGTGATGCCGCAGCCGTATACGCCGGAGATTGGCGCGAGAATCATGTCCTTGGACGACGCGTCCAAGAAGATGAGCAAAAGCAGTCCGAATGCAGGCAGCTTCATTGGAATGCTTGACGAGCCATCTGTCATTCGCAAGAAGCTTAGCCGTGCGGTAACGGATTCCGGGCGCGAGGTGAAATATGATCCTCAGAACAAGCCTGAGGTTAGTAATTTGATCTCGATCTATTCCCACTTTGCAGATATGAGTGTAGCTGAGATTGAGGCTAAGTACGACGGCCAAGGTTATGGCCCTTTCAAAAAGGATTTGGCGGAGCAAGTAGTAGCCGTCCTAGAGCCGATTCAGCAGCGTTATCATGAAATCCGCAAGTCGGGTGAGATTTTTGATATTTTGAAAAAAGGCGCCCGGGAAGCAGCTGAAGTGGCTGATCAAACGCTGCTTGAAGTGAAGAAGCGGATGGGATTTGTCGTTTAG
- the ilvD gene encoding dihydroxy-acid dehydratase codes for MAHPKQRSDMIKKGFDRAPHRSLLRAAGVKEEDFGKPFIAVCNSYIDIIPGHVHLQEFGKIVKEAIREAGGVPFEFNTIGVDDGIAMGHIGMRYSLPSREIIADSLETVVNAHWFDGLICIPNCDKITPGMIMGALRVNIPTMLVSGGPMKAGKDKNGKSISLSSVFEGVGAFQAGKLDEAGLEELEQYGCPTCGSCSGMFTANSMNCLAEGLGLAMPGNGTILAVAEERKQFVKDCAKQLMVLIEKDIKPRDIVTIDAIDNAFALDMAMGGSTNTVLHTLAIAHEAGVDYPISRINEVAERVPHLAKIAPASDYHIEDVHLAGGVSAVINELLKKPGAFNGDCLSVTAQTLRENVAGCEIQNTDVIRPLTNPHSERGGLAVLFGNLAPEGSIVKVGAVDKSVGGRHVGPAICFNSQDEALYGIANGKVKEGHVVVIRYEGPKGGPGMPEMLAPTSQIVGMGLGAKVALITDGRFSGASRGISIGHMSPEAAEGGPLAFVQDGDIIDVDMDGRKIELQISDEEFAKRREGWKDFEPKIQTGYLARYTKMVTNASAGAILKI; via the coding sequence ATGGCTCATCCAAAACAGCGCAGCGACATGATTAAAAAAGGATTCGACCGCGCTCCGCATCGCAGTTTGCTGCGTGCAGCCGGCGTTAAAGAGGAAGATTTCGGCAAGCCGTTTATTGCCGTTTGCAACTCTTATATAGACATTATTCCAGGACATGTTCACTTGCAAGAGTTCGGCAAAATTGTGAAAGAAGCGATCCGTGAAGCTGGCGGCGTGCCTTTCGAATTCAATACTATCGGGGTAGATGACGGAATTGCCATGGGTCACATTGGTATGCGTTATTCCTTGCCAAGCCGTGAAATTATTGCCGATTCTCTGGAAACGGTCGTAAATGCCCACTGGTTCGATGGACTTATTTGTATTCCTAACTGTGATAAAATTACACCGGGTATGATCATGGGGGCTCTTCGCGTCAACATCCCAACGATGTTAGTCAGCGGTGGACCGATGAAAGCCGGTAAAGATAAAAACGGTAAATCGATTTCCCTTTCCTCCGTATTCGAAGGCGTTGGAGCTTTCCAAGCGGGGAAATTGGATGAGGCTGGTTTGGAAGAGCTTGAACAATACGGCTGTCCGACTTGCGGATCTTGTTCCGGTATGTTCACAGCAAACTCCATGAACTGTTTGGCTGAAGGTCTTGGACTGGCGATGCCAGGTAACGGTACGATTCTTGCTGTTGCTGAAGAGCGCAAGCAATTCGTTAAAGACTGTGCGAAGCAATTGATGGTGCTGATCGAGAAAGACATCAAGCCTCGTGATATCGTTACGATTGATGCGATCGACAATGCGTTCGCTTTGGACATGGCGATGGGCGGTTCCACGAACACGGTTCTTCATACGCTTGCTATTGCACACGAAGCTGGCGTGGACTATCCTATTTCTCGTATTAACGAAGTAGCAGAACGCGTGCCTCATCTTGCGAAAATTGCTCCGGCTTCCGATTACCATATCGAAGACGTGCATTTGGCAGGCGGTGTGAGCGCGGTTATCAATGAATTATTGAAGAAACCAGGCGCTTTCAACGGTGATTGCTTGTCCGTAACGGCGCAAACACTGCGTGAGAATGTCGCTGGATGCGAAATTCAGAATACGGACGTTATCCGTCCTTTGACGAACCCGCATAGCGAGCGCGGTGGTTTGGCTGTTCTTTTCGGCAACCTGGCTCCAGAAGGCAGTATCGTTAAAGTTGGCGCCGTGGATAAATCCGTTGGCGGACGTCACGTAGGTCCTGCGATCTGCTTCAACTCCCAAGACGAAGCGTTGTACGGAATTGCGAACGGTAAAGTCAAAGAAGGCCACGTTGTCGTTATCCGCTACGAAGGCCCTAAGGGTGGACCTGGTATGCCGGAAATGTTGGCTCCAACGTCCCAAATCGTCGGTATGGGTCTAGGCGCGAAAGTCGCTTTGATCACAGACGGACGTTTCTCCGGCGCATCCCGCGGTATCTCCATCGGGCATATGTCACCGGAAGCGGCTGAGGGTGGACCTCTGGCTTTCGTACAAGATGGCGACATCATTGATGTGGACATGGATGGACGCAAAATCGAGCTGCAAATCAGCGATGAAGAGTTTGCGAAGCGTCGTGAAGGTTGGAAAGATTTCGAACCGAAGATCCAAACCGGATATTTGGCGCGTTACACTAAAATGGTAACGAATGCTAGCGCAGGCGCTATCTTGAAAATTTAA
- a CDS encoding permease, producing the protein MICALLLFLIITTRELPPMGLVMLQGKQVFTAFLDIFLDALPFMILGVLLSTVVENFIPEGFIRKMTPRHPIGGILFACVLGIMFPLCECGMIPFVRRLMQKGMPVYIAVIFILVGPILNPIVFASTFMAFRGDPAMAYSRMGLTFGVALVVGLFLTRFLRSNPLRHPIQIQSNVGDAHGHTHVHKRDDGHRDHDRDHLHHGHDHDHQHLHHGHHLDHGHDRQHQHHGHHHDHDHDRQHLHHGHHLDHDHDRQHLHHGHHLDHDKLQHHNQVRDHHDHHGHAHAHGGRAMTMLSHGTTELLEMSKYLMLGAFLTALIQTFVAQDSLSSIGQGAFISHVFMMGFAYMLSLCSTTDAFVAVSFAKTFSPGSLLAFLVFGPMIDVKSTLMLLSIFKARFVLTLSILVAVTVLTGSLLFMHFSLT; encoded by the coding sequence ATGATATGCGCACTGCTGCTCTTCCTAATCATCACAACAAGAGAGCTGCCGCCAATGGGCTTGGTCATGCTTCAAGGAAAGCAGGTTTTCACAGCGTTTCTGGACATTTTTCTGGATGCTTTACCGTTCATGATTCTGGGTGTCTTGTTATCCACCGTCGTCGAAAACTTCATCCCGGAAGGCTTCATCCGCAAAATGACCCCCAGACATCCCATCGGAGGCATCCTATTTGCCTGTGTGCTAGGGATCATGTTCCCACTTTGCGAATGCGGTATGATTCCGTTCGTGCGTCGTCTGATGCAAAAAGGAATGCCCGTCTACATCGCCGTCATCTTCATCTTGGTCGGGCCGATCCTCAATCCGATCGTCTTTGCCTCGACATTCATGGCCTTCCGCGGTGATCCAGCTATGGCTTACTCGCGCATGGGACTTACCTTTGGCGTCGCACTGGTCGTTGGACTCTTCCTGACACGCTTCCTGAGGAGCAATCCGCTTCGCCACCCTATCCAAATCCAATCGAATGTTGGTGATGCTCATGGGCACACGCATGTGCATAAGCGTGATGATGGCCACCGTGACCATGACCGGGATCATTTGCATCATGGCCACGACCACGATCACCAACATCTGCATCATGGCCACCACCTTGACCACGGCCACGATCGCCAACATCAGCATCACGGCCATCACCATGACCATGACCATGATCGCCAACATCTGCATCACGGCCATCACCTTGACCATGACCACGATCGCCAACATCTGCATCACGGCCATCACCTTGACCATGACAAACTTCAACACCACAACCAGGTCCGCGACCATCACGACCATCACGGTCACGCACACGCGCACGGCGGTCGAGCCATGACAATGCTCAGCCACGGTACGACGGAATTGCTCGAAATGAGCAAATACTTGATGCTCGGCGCGTTCCTAACCGCTTTGATTCAGACCTTCGTAGCGCAGGACAGCCTATCGAGCATCGGCCAAGGAGCTTTCATCTCTCACGTCTTCATGATGGGCTTCGCCTACATGCTTTCACTCTGCTCCACGACTGACGCCTTCGTGGCTGTCTCCTTTGCCAAGACATTCTCTCCAGGCTCCCTGCTCGCCTTCCTGGTCTTCGGCCCCATGATTGACGTTAAAAGCACCTTGATGCTGTTATCCATCTTTAAAGCGCGTTTCGTTCTCACCCTATCCATACTCGTTGCCGTTACCGTCTTGACGGGATCCTTGCTATTCATGCATTTCTCTTTGACCTAA